From one Catenuloplanes nepalensis genomic stretch:
- a CDS encoding ABC transporter substrate-binding protein, giving the protein MSNHVFSRRGLLKAAGLAGGAVALAACAGPGGEAAPVASGGFDGPVEGELSFAHWRAEDKDVFDQVIAGFVQKNPKVTVRQDISASADYQSTALTKIRGGGTGDAFTAFRGAQFSNIASAGVWTDLTGQSLIGAYDPALITAGASGGKQLGLPYQLVFNMPVTNPELLAQHGYAELPRSWDGFLGVLDGLKGKGVTPIAWPGGDSGNGGQLINSMVMNNAPADDAFAQVEAGTLKVTDDWFLTTLKQYEQLKPYFQDGATGTANEAAMQLFATGKAAFLATGSYAAGPVRKLGARFPFGLYAPITVASGAKYEGIFNATFILGVNANSSKKAAALAWLAHLSDPAVASVYANGTSQHVTVAGVEYTNADLKAFAPWLTKKTLLAPRFQFNNLDVRTAVEEAAVKVVGGTEPEKAAEAAQRVVDQKR; this is encoded by the coding sequence ATGTCCAACCACGTCTTCTCCCGCCGCGGCCTGCTCAAGGCCGCCGGTCTCGCCGGTGGCGCCGTCGCGCTCGCGGCCTGCGCCGGGCCCGGTGGCGAGGCCGCACCCGTCGCGAGCGGTGGCTTCGACGGCCCGGTCGAGGGCGAGCTGTCGTTCGCGCACTGGCGCGCCGAGGACAAGGACGTCTTCGACCAGGTGATCGCCGGCTTCGTGCAGAAGAACCCGAAGGTCACGGTCCGGCAGGACATATCCGCCTCCGCCGACTACCAGAGCACGGCGCTGACGAAGATCCGCGGCGGCGGCACGGGCGACGCGTTCACGGCGTTCCGGGGCGCGCAGTTCAGCAACATCGCGTCCGCCGGCGTGTGGACCGACCTCACCGGGCAGTCGCTGATCGGCGCCTACGACCCGGCACTGATCACGGCCGGCGCGTCCGGCGGGAAGCAGCTCGGCCTGCCGTACCAGCTGGTCTTCAACATGCCGGTGACCAACCCGGAACTGCTGGCCCAGCATGGGTACGCGGAGCTGCCGCGGAGCTGGGACGGCTTCCTCGGCGTGCTGGACGGGCTCAAGGGCAAGGGCGTCACGCCGATCGCCTGGCCCGGCGGCGACAGCGGCAACGGCGGCCAGCTGATCAACTCGATGGTGATGAACAACGCGCCGGCCGACGACGCCTTCGCCCAGGTCGAGGCCGGCACGCTGAAGGTCACCGACGACTGGTTCCTCACCACGCTCAAGCAGTACGAGCAGCTCAAGCCGTACTTCCAGGACGGCGCGACCGGCACCGCGAACGAGGCCGCGATGCAACTGTTCGCGACCGGCAAGGCCGCGTTCCTGGCCACCGGCTCGTACGCGGCCGGCCCGGTCCGCAAGCTCGGCGCGCGGTTCCCGTTCGGGCTGTACGCGCCGATCACGGTCGCTTCCGGGGCCAAGTACGAGGGGATCTTCAACGCCACGTTCATCCTCGGCGTGAACGCGAACTCGTCGAAGAAGGCCGCGGCGCTGGCCTGGCTCGCGCACCTCTCCGACCCGGCCGTGGCCTCGGTCTACGCGAACGGCACGTCCCAGCACGTGACGGTCGCCGGCGTGGAGTACACGAACGCGGACCTCAAGGCGTTCGCGCCCTGGCTGACGAAGAAGACGCTGCTCGCGCCGCGGTTCCAGTTCAACAACCTGGACGTCCGCACCGCGGTCGAGGAGGCCGCGGTCAAGGTGGTCGGCGGCACCGAGCCGGAGAAGGCGGCCGAGGCCGCGCAGCGGGTGGTGGACCAGAAGCGGTGA
- a CDS encoding APC family permease: MTTATESTELRRVISRPVLTFFILGDVLGAGIYSLTGEVGADSGGAIWASFLIAFALAFLTAFAYLELVTKYPQAAGAALYVDRAFGIRALSFMVTFAVMASGVTSAAFAASRVGGRYFTGLTGVENPPAVLIGIVAILLVAAVNLWGVAESMRVNVVITCIELAGLLFIIGVGGWVLATGGGDPGAAFEFSGTGFGVVTGLLAGAATAFYAFIGFEDSANLAEEVTDPRKCFPPALVTGLVLAGVVYLLVAFTAAMTVPLDTLVASSGPLLEVVRAGVPDLPADRVFSAVSIIAVSNTMLINMLMASRLLYGMANRGVLPPVFGRLGARRTPWVAIAFTTAVAILLLVAVDDLGDLSDTTVLLLTGVFLAVNVSALVLRRDTVEHDHFRAPTVVLVLGAIVSAVFLLPMVREAGVYLLAFWLLLGGAVLWVLNWAVTRSTAR, encoded by the coding sequence ATGACGACGGCCACGGAGTCCACCGAGCTGCGCCGCGTGATCAGCCGGCCGGTGCTGACGTTCTTCATCCTCGGCGACGTGCTCGGCGCCGGCATCTACTCGCTCACCGGAGAGGTGGGCGCGGACTCCGGCGGCGCGATCTGGGCCAGCTTCCTGATCGCGTTCGCGCTGGCGTTCCTCACCGCGTTCGCCTACCTGGAACTCGTCACGAAGTACCCGCAGGCGGCCGGTGCCGCGCTCTACGTCGACCGCGCGTTCGGCATCCGGGCGCTGTCGTTCATGGTCACGTTCGCGGTGATGGCGTCCGGCGTCACCTCCGCCGCGTTCGCGGCCAGCCGGGTCGGCGGCCGCTACTTCACCGGCCTGACCGGCGTCGAGAACCCACCGGCCGTGCTGATCGGCATCGTCGCGATCCTGCTGGTCGCGGCCGTGAACCTGTGGGGCGTCGCGGAGTCGATGCGGGTCAACGTGGTGATCACCTGCATCGAGCTGGCCGGCCTGCTGTTCATCATCGGCGTCGGCGGCTGGGTGCTCGCCACCGGCGGCGGCGACCCGGGCGCCGCGTTCGAGTTCTCCGGCACCGGCTTCGGCGTGGTCACCGGCCTGCTGGCCGGCGCCGCGACCGCGTTCTACGCGTTCATCGGCTTCGAGGACTCGGCGAACCTGGCCGAGGAGGTCACCGACCCGCGCAAGTGCTTCCCGCCCGCGCTGGTCACCGGCCTGGTCCTGGCCGGCGTCGTCTACCTGCTGGTCGCGTTCACCGCGGCGATGACCGTGCCGCTGGATACGCTGGTCGCCTCGTCCGGCCCGCTGCTGGAGGTGGTCCGGGCCGGCGTGCCGGACCTGCCCGCGGACCGGGTCTTCTCCGCGGTGTCGATCATCGCGGTCAGCAACACCATGCTGATCAACATGCTGATGGCGTCCCGGCTGCTCTACGGCATGGCCAACCGCGGCGTGCTCCCGCCGGTCTTCGGCCGGCTCGGCGCGCGCCGCACGCCGTGGGTCGCGATCGCGTTCACCACGGCCGTCGCGATCCTGCTGCTGGTCGCGGTGGACGACCTCGGCGACCTCTCCGACACCACGGTGCTGCTGCTCACCGGCGTGTTCCTGGCCGTCAACGTATCCGCGCTGGTGCTGCGCCGGGACACGGTCGAGCACGACCACTTCCGCGCGCCGACCGTGGTGCTGGTGCTCGGCGCGATCGTCTCCGCGGTCTTCCTGCTCCCGATGGTCCGCGAGGCCGGCGTCTACCTGCTGGCGTTCTGGCTGCTGCTCGGCGGCGCGGTGCTCTGGGTGCTCAACTGGGCGGTCACCCGGTCGACCGCACGCTGA
- a CDS encoding metallophosphoesterase family protein, with the protein MDLLCEPYLLDPRPGSVTVVWHTSEPGAVNAVLLGPADVLAAVTPATSADVRVVPAATTRLSRMREDAQSQAPGGPFEGVVERPVHRQLAVVEGLPEGRIAYRVMSGDVLSGVHTLRGAPAAGTPVRLLLTSDHQLGPMVPANLELAAETAGELDGVLFAGDMVNVVDRGSDWFDHTNGRAFFAAFGGRASWTAGGRTFTGAPIISSAPLYPTIGNHEVIGPWSMSETLDFQFNDAVPDDWDVSTYEAMFPVPASETDGPRWWARTIGDVYVVSLFGTEIWRPERPGTRGTYAERPEDRDSPERWGHGRFIFAPIGKRSPQYAFLVSALTSDEARDARYRVVMFHHPSHGLGFNSVPAYTDPVRAVTDDGIRYEYPLADDYVLRDLAPVFSAYYVNLVLNGHSHVWARFRDDAGVNWLETSNVGNTWGAYHKLSGRSRLAPDGPDYVRQGDPGGLEPVPPTVAPLTGPGGEPLPFVSSNEITVFTLLDSAAGVVRSYRYDTAAGGDVTLFDEFPL; encoded by the coding sequence ATGGACCTGCTCTGCGAGCCGTACCTGCTCGATCCCCGTCCCGGATCCGTCACCGTCGTCTGGCACACCTCGGAGCCCGGCGCGGTCAACGCGGTGCTCCTCGGGCCCGCGGATGTGCTCGCGGCCGTCACGCCGGCGACGTCGGCCGACGTGCGGGTGGTGCCGGCGGCCACGACCCGGCTTTCGCGGATGCGCGAGGACGCGCAGTCCCAGGCGCCGGGCGGGCCGTTCGAGGGCGTGGTCGAGCGGCCGGTGCACCGCCAGCTCGCGGTGGTGGAAGGGCTGCCGGAGGGGCGCATCGCGTACCGGGTGATGTCCGGGGACGTGCTCTCCGGCGTGCACACGTTGCGCGGCGCGCCGGCGGCCGGCACGCCGGTGCGGCTGCTGCTCACCAGCGACCACCAGCTGGGCCCGATGGTCCCGGCCAACCTGGAGCTGGCCGCGGAGACCGCGGGCGAGCTGGACGGCGTGCTCTTCGCGGGCGACATGGTCAACGTGGTGGACCGGGGCAGCGACTGGTTCGACCACACGAACGGGCGCGCGTTCTTCGCCGCGTTCGGCGGGCGGGCGTCGTGGACCGCGGGCGGTCGCACGTTCACCGGCGCGCCGATCATCTCGTCCGCGCCGCTCTACCCGACGATCGGCAACCACGAGGTGATCGGCCCGTGGTCGATGTCGGAGACGCTGGACTTCCAGTTCAACGACGCGGTGCCGGACGACTGGGACGTGAGCACGTACGAGGCGATGTTCCCGGTCCCGGCCAGCGAGACCGACGGCCCGCGCTGGTGGGCGCGGACGATCGGCGACGTCTACGTGGTGTCGCTGTTCGGCACGGAGATCTGGCGTCCGGAGCGGCCCGGGACCCGCGGCACCTACGCGGAGCGGCCCGAGGACCGGGACTCGCCGGAGCGGTGGGGGCACGGCCGGTTCATCTTCGCGCCGATCGGCAAGAGGTCGCCGCAGTACGCGTTCCTGGTCTCCGCGCTGACGTCGGACGAGGCGCGGGACGCTCGCTACCGCGTGGTGATGTTCCACCACCCGAGCCACGGGCTGGGCTTCAACTCGGTCCCGGCCTACACGGATCCGGTGCGCGCGGTCACGGACGACGGGATCCGGTACGAGTATCCGCTGGCCGACGACTACGTCCTGCGCGACCTGGCGCCGGTCTTCTCCGCGTACTACGTGAACCTGGTGCTGAACGGGCACTCGCACGTGTGGGCCAGGTTCCGGGACGACGCGGGGGTCAACTGGCTGGAGACGTCGAACGTGGGCAACACGTGGGGGGCGTACCACAAGCTGTCCGGCCGGTCCCGGCTCGCGCCGGACGGGCCGGACTACGTGCGGCAGGGCGATCCGGGCGGGCTGGAGCCGGTGCCGCCGACGGTGGCGCCGCTGACCGGGCCGGGCGGCGAGCCGCTGCCGTTCGTCTCCAGCAACGAGATCACGGTGTTCACGCTGCTGGATTCGGCGGCCGGCGTGGTCCGCTCCTACCGCTACGACACCGCCGCCGGCGGCGACGTGACCCTCTTCGACGAGTTCCCCCTCTGA
- a CDS encoding VOC family protein: MLRIGAIVLGVSDLPRAVRFWAGALGYLISEAEERADWVVLVPEDGPGTPLVLTLNSSTAEERPRVHVDLFTDGPEEQAAEITRLISIGGSFVGWDRHPGEPDFAVLSDTEGNRFCVVDTA; the protein is encoded by the coding sequence ATGCTTCGGATTGGTGCGATCGTGCTCGGCGTCTCCGACCTTCCCCGGGCGGTCCGCTTCTGGGCCGGGGCGCTCGGCTACCTGATCAGCGAGGCCGAGGAGCGCGCGGACTGGGTGGTGCTGGTGCCGGAGGACGGGCCGGGCACGCCGCTGGTGCTGACGCTGAACTCGTCGACGGCCGAGGAGCGACCGCGCGTGCACGTGGACCTGTTCACCGACGGGCCCGAGGAGCAGGCCGCGGAGATCACCCGGCTGATCTCGATCGGCGGCAGCTTCGTCGGCTGGGACCGGCATCCGGGCGAGCCGGACTTCGCGGTGCTCTCGGACACCGAGGGTAACCGTTTCTGCGTGGTGGACACCGCCTGA
- a CDS encoding SPFH domain-containing protein, whose product MRRAVAVLLAAAVVMPMLSGCSTVSTESDQVALHYDAGSFSSTTYQECVTQNNRTWDGPGEKYYKYPAGQRNFDFMGGDDAESNPFTVVSKDNQELTVSGGLTFHLDTSCDPDGGALREFHEEIGLKFQPTLDDDGQTTDRWLEMLRFYIGQPLNKALATEAQKYDWLALYNDPATRAQFETAINANLGNAVMATTGGKAYFIEFNLTLQKPAPRKELVDGLAAVQVAITERQAIKEQNATVDEKLKQIEKLVKVLGPDGYVLYDAMQRCLTGEAPKGCPQFLALPQGGSVDVPAPASS is encoded by the coding sequence ATGCGGCGAGCGGTGGCGGTCCTCCTGGCGGCAGCGGTGGTCATGCCGATGCTGTCCGGGTGCAGCACGGTGAGCACCGAGTCGGACCAGGTGGCGTTGCACTACGACGCGGGTTCGTTCTCCAGCACCACCTACCAGGAGTGCGTGACCCAGAACAACCGCACCTGGGACGGGCCCGGCGAGAAGTACTACAAGTACCCGGCCGGCCAGCGGAACTTCGACTTCATGGGCGGCGACGACGCGGAGAGCAACCCGTTCACCGTCGTCTCCAAGGACAACCAGGAGCTCACCGTCTCCGGCGGACTGACCTTCCACCTGGACACGTCGTGCGACCCGGACGGCGGCGCGCTGCGCGAGTTCCACGAGGAGATCGGCCTCAAGTTCCAGCCGACGCTGGACGACGACGGCCAGACCACCGACCGGTGGCTGGAGATGCTGCGGTTCTACATCGGGCAGCCGCTGAACAAGGCGCTGGCCACGGAGGCGCAGAAGTACGACTGGCTCGCGCTCTACAACGACCCGGCCACCCGCGCGCAGTTCGAGACCGCGATCAACGCGAACCTGGGCAACGCGGTGATGGCGACCACCGGCGGCAAGGCGTACTTCATCGAGTTCAACCTCACGCTGCAGAAACCGGCACCGCGTAAAGAGCTGGTCGACGGGCTCGCCGCGGTCCAGGTGGCGATCACCGAGCGCCAGGCGATCAAGGAGCAGAACGCGACCGTCGACGAGAAGCTCAAGCAGATCGAGAAGTTGGTCAAGGTGCTGGGCCCGGACGGCTACGTGCTCTACGACGCGATGCAGCGCTGCCTCACCGGCGAGGCCCCGAAGGGCTGCCCGCAGTTCCTCGCGCTGCCCCAGGGCGGCAGCGTCGACGTGCCGGCCCCGGCGAGCAGCTGA
- a CDS encoding serine/threonine protein kinase, which translates to MKSPRVAPDEGAADASRGAKISPLHSHDPTELGKYQIKGRLGEGGMGTVYLAEDEEGRQVAVKVIRADLTAEPDFRRRFRSEVNRAKQVPPFCTAEVLDADPDHEHPYLVVEFVDGPSLADVVKEQGPLTPANLHGLAIGMATALVAIHGAGVVHRDLKPRNVLLPPGSPKVIDFGIARATDATSGVTKTHEMLGTVAYMPPERLDTAGKAPTTPKADIFAWGVVVMYAGTGRTPFQDASMPLTAMRIISEEPDLEGLTPELRKVVAAALAKKPEDRPTARKLLDMLLDGSGEATDELPPAEVVAVVTPPPAETPAEPVAAAAPVVPPPKRTRLIATVAGVLAVVALAAAIAIPLSMRGGGEPSDAALNPAGAGPSGPVVAGDGGVLPGTETPDGESGTGDALPEPLATGAGGHAVADPLTSGANWTASTEFGGICAFANGAMEITKQSDGWFRCTGPATVFGGDVEIAATATLVTPGACASFWLGVNDPDGYVLHVCQDELHLDRQPTGTGTKTGIGAKALTSPIALNEPVSLTLRAVADRVTVWRGTEQVAILPLPGPLPAGKVSLGVSGDGPPPYTVRVRDISVRSTG; encoded by the coding sequence GTGAAATCGCCTCGAGTTGCGCCGGACGAGGGCGCGGCGGACGCCTCGCGCGGCGCCAAGATCTCGCCGCTGCACTCGCACGACCCTACTGAGCTGGGCAAATACCAGATCAAGGGGCGGCTCGGCGAGGGCGGCATGGGGACGGTCTACCTCGCGGAGGACGAGGAGGGGCGGCAGGTCGCGGTCAAGGTGATCCGGGCGGACCTGACGGCCGAGCCGGACTTCCGGCGGCGGTTCCGCAGCGAGGTGAATCGTGCCAAGCAGGTGCCGCCGTTCTGCACCGCGGAGGTGCTGGACGCGGACCCGGACCATGAGCACCCGTACCTCGTGGTCGAGTTCGTGGACGGGCCGAGCCTGGCCGACGTGGTGAAGGAGCAGGGGCCGCTCACCCCGGCGAACCTGCACGGGCTGGCGATCGGCATGGCGACCGCGCTGGTCGCGATCCACGGCGCCGGCGTGGTGCACCGGGACCTGAAGCCGCGCAACGTGCTGCTGCCGCCGGGCAGCCCGAAGGTGATCGACTTCGGCATCGCCCGCGCGACGGACGCGACCAGCGGTGTCACCAAGACGCACGAGATGCTGGGCACGGTGGCCTACATGCCGCCGGAGCGCCTGGACACGGCCGGGAAGGCGCCGACCACGCCGAAGGCGGACATCTTCGCGTGGGGTGTCGTGGTCATGTACGCCGGGACCGGGCGCACGCCGTTCCAGGACGCGTCGATGCCGCTGACCGCGATGCGGATCATCTCGGAGGAGCCCGACCTCGAGGGTCTCACGCCGGAGCTGCGCAAGGTGGTGGCCGCGGCGCTGGCGAAGAAGCCGGAGGACCGGCCGACCGCGCGCAAGCTGCTGGACATGCTGCTGGACGGCAGCGGCGAGGCCACGGACGAGCTGCCGCCGGCCGAGGTGGTCGCGGTGGTGACGCCGCCGCCGGCCGAGACGCCCGCGGAGCCGGTGGCCGCGGCCGCGCCGGTCGTGCCGCCCCCGAAGCGGACCCGGCTGATCGCGACCGTGGCCGGGGTGCTGGCCGTGGTGGCGCTGGCCGCCGCGATCGCGATCCCGCTGTCGATGCGTGGTGGCGGCGAGCCGTCCGATGCGGCGCTGAATCCGGCCGGTGCGGGCCCGAGCGGCCCGGTGGTGGCGGGCGACGGCGGCGTGCTGCCCGGGACGGAGACGCCCGACGGCGAGTCCGGCACCGGCGACGCGCTGCCGGAGCCGCTGGCCACCGGTGCGGGCGGCCACGCGGTCGCGGACCCGCTCACCAGCGGCGCGAACTGGACCGCGAGCACGGAGTTCGGTGGCATCTGCGCGTTCGCGAACGGCGCCATGGAGATCACCAAGCAGTCGGACGGCTGGTTCCGGTGCACCGGTCCGGCCACCGTGTTCGGCGGCGATGTGGAGATCGCGGCCACCGCCACGCTGGTCACGCCGGGCGCGTGCGCGTCGTTCTGGCTCGGCGTGAACGACCCGGACGGTTACGTGCTGCACGTCTGCCAGGACGAACTGCACCTGGACCGGCAGCCGACCGGGACCGGCACCAAGACCGGGATCGGCGCGAAGGCGCTGACCAGCCCGATCGCGCTGAACGAGCCGGTGTCGCTGACGTTGCGCGCGGTCGCGGACCGGGTCACGGTGTGGCGGGGCACGGAGCAGGTGGCGATCCTGCCGCTGCCGGGCCCGCTCCCGGCCGGGAAGGTGTCGCTCGGCGTGTCCGGCGACGGCCCACCGCCCTACACCGTGCGGGTCAGGGACATCAGCGTGCGGTCGACCGGGTGA
- the ggt gene encoding gamma-glutamyltransferase yields MISAAPAHASYQPAISPTATGYGGAVSSVDPTVTAVGLEVLRRGGNAVDAAIAAAATIGVTEPFSAGIGGGGFFVYYDARTRRVHTIDGREAAPASMRENSFQNPDGTALNFNAARVSGLSVGVPGTPAIWEAAADRWGSRRLGELLRPAADVADRGFTVDATFNAQVAANAAIFGQFDSSAELYLPGGAPPAVGSTFRNPDLADTYRLIGKRGTDVFYSGAIARDIAATVQDPPVSDTPIGTWPHQIRPGGMTVRDLARYEARFPAPTRSDYRGLDVYGMATPSSGGAAVGEALNILEGYDLGALDDADALHRYLEASALAFADRNRYVGDHTRRAVLDELLSDRFAASRRCVISASSALPKPVAPGALGDRGCASAAAAVPDTDNSISTTHLTVADKWGNVVSFTFTIEQIGGAGIVVPGRGILLNNELTDFNFTPTQGTAADPNLPGPGKRPRSSMSPTIVLKDGKPFVAVGSPGGATIITTVLQILVNRIDLGMSLPEAVAAPRASQRNSATPQAEPAFIAAYGPELTALGHPAFTSTAEIGAATAIEFGRNGQLTAVAEPVRRGTGAAGVVRSGR; encoded by the coding sequence ATGATCAGTGCGGCGCCGGCGCACGCCTCATATCAACCCGCGATCTCCCCCACCGCCACCGGGTACGGCGGCGCGGTCTCCTCGGTCGACCCGACCGTCACCGCGGTCGGTCTCGAGGTGCTGCGCCGCGGTGGCAACGCGGTCGACGCCGCGATCGCGGCCGCCGCGACGATCGGCGTGACCGAGCCGTTCTCGGCCGGGATCGGCGGCGGCGGGTTCTTCGTCTACTACGACGCGCGCACCCGGCGGGTGCACACGATCGACGGCCGGGAGGCCGCGCCCGCGTCGATGCGGGAGAACTCCTTCCAGAACCCCGACGGTACGGCGCTGAACTTCAACGCGGCCCGGGTCAGCGGCCTCTCCGTCGGCGTGCCGGGCACGCCGGCGATCTGGGAGGCGGCGGCGGACCGGTGGGGCTCCCGGCGGCTCGGCGAGCTGCTGCGCCCGGCCGCGGACGTGGCGGACCGCGGGTTCACCGTGGACGCGACGTTCAACGCGCAGGTCGCGGCGAACGCGGCGATCTTCGGGCAGTTCGACTCGTCCGCGGAGCTCTACCTGCCCGGCGGCGCGCCACCCGCGGTCGGCTCCACGTTCCGCAACCCCGACCTGGCGGACACGTACCGGCTGATCGGCAAGCGCGGCACGGACGTGTTCTACTCCGGCGCGATCGCGCGGGACATCGCGGCGACGGTGCAGGACCCGCCGGTGTCGGACACGCCGATCGGCACGTGGCCGCACCAGATCCGGCCGGGCGGCATGACGGTCCGCGACCTCGCCCGTTACGAGGCGCGGTTCCCGGCGCCGACCCGCTCGGACTACCGCGGGCTGGACGTCTACGGCATGGCCACGCCGTCCAGCGGCGGTGCCGCGGTGGGTGAGGCGCTCAACATCCTGGAGGGGTACGACCTGGGCGCGCTGGACGACGCGGACGCGCTGCACCGGTACCTGGAGGCGTCCGCGCTCGCGTTCGCGGACCGCAACCGTTACGTGGGCGACCACACGCGCCGGGCGGTGCTGGACGAGTTGCTGAGCGACCGGTTCGCGGCCTCGCGGCGATGCGTGATCTCCGCCTCGAGTGCGCTGCCCAAGCCGGTCGCGCCGGGTGCGCTGGGCGACCGGGGCTGCGCCTCCGCGGCCGCGGCCGTGCCGGACACGGACAACAGCATCAGCACCACGCACCTGACCGTGGCCGACAAATGGGGCAACGTCGTGTCGTTCACGTTCACGATCGAGCAGATCGGCGGCGCCGGGATCGTGGTGCCGGGCCGGGGCATCCTGCTCAACAACGAGCTGACCGACTTCAACTTCACCCCGACCCAGGGCACCGCGGCCGACCCGAACCTGCCCGGGCCGGGCAAGCGGCCGCGCAGCTCGATGTCGCCGACGATCGTGCTCAAGGACGGCAAGCCGTTCGTGGCGGTCGGCTCGCCCGGCGGCGCCACCATCATCACCACCGTGCTGCAGATCCTGGTCAACCGGATCGACCTGGGCATGAGCCTGCCGGAGGCGGTGGCCGCGCCGCGCGCGTCGCAGCGCAACTCCGCGACGCCGCAGGCCGAGCCCGCGTTCATCGCCGCGTACGGGCCGGAGCTGACCGCGCTCGGGCATCCGGCCTTCACGTCCACGGCCGAGATCGGTGCCGCGACCGCGATCGAGTTCGGCCGGAACGGACAGCTCACGGCCGTGGCGGAGCCGGTGCGGCGGGGCACCGGCGCCGCCGGGGTGGTCCGGTCCGGACGATAG
- a CDS encoding carbohydrate ABC transporter permease produces MRRHWGLYLFPIPALALYLAFFVLPAAQGLQYAITDWDGFSPGFDWVGAGNFTRIVSADDQFANALGNNLTFLLAVVSGQTVLALGLAVLLAARSRGSTALRALFFLPTVLSSISVAFVWRFVYDPNLGLLHSVGVPGTFLGDEDTAILWVAVAQIWFHAGQMMVLFIAGLHQIPAELYEAAHVDGAGRWQRFRFVTWPLLAPATALVVAYTTIQSFKAFDLILGLAGNPPRSSLDILSTRIYTTFTNSRLGYAAAESIVFMLAIGVVTWLQNRAARIGAGR; encoded by the coding sequence GTGAGGCGGCACTGGGGTCTCTACCTGTTCCCGATCCCGGCGCTCGCGCTCTACCTGGCCTTCTTCGTGCTCCCGGCGGCACAGGGCCTGCAGTACGCGATCACGGACTGGGACGGCTTCAGCCCCGGCTTCGACTGGGTCGGGGCCGGCAACTTCACGCGGATCGTCAGCGCGGACGACCAGTTCGCGAACGCGCTCGGCAACAACCTGACGTTCCTGCTGGCCGTGGTGAGCGGGCAGACCGTGCTGGCCCTCGGGCTTGCCGTGCTGCTCGCCGCCCGCAGCCGGGGTTCGACCGCGCTGCGCGCGCTGTTCTTCCTGCCGACCGTGCTCTCCTCGATCTCGGTCGCGTTCGTCTGGCGCTTCGTCTACGACCCGAATCTGGGGCTGCTGCACTCGGTGGGCGTGCCGGGCACGTTCCTCGGCGACGAGGACACCGCGATCCTGTGGGTGGCGGTGGCGCAGATCTGGTTCCACGCCGGGCAGATGATGGTGCTGTTCATCGCGGGGCTGCACCAGATCCCGGCCGAGCTCTACGAGGCCGCGCACGTCGACGGCGCCGGGCGGTGGCAGCGCTTCCGGTTCGTCACCTGGCCGCTGCTGGCGCCGGCGACCGCGCTGGTCGTGGCGTACACGACGATTCAGTCGTTCAAGGCGTTCGACCTGATCCTCGGCCTGGCCGGCAACCCGCCGCGCTCCTCGCTGGACATCCTCTCCACCCGGATCTACACCACGTTCACCAACAGCCGACTGGGGTACGCGGCCGCGGAGTCCATCGTGTTCATGCTGGCGATCGGGGTGGTCACCTGGTTGCAGAACCGGGCCGCGCGGATCGGGGCGGGACGATGA
- a CDS encoding carbohydrate ABC transporter permease, whose product MTRRSLLAIYALLITVPLLVVLFGSFKTTPDLFASPFGPPLRPTLDNYREILGDAGLLRVFGNSVLVVVVSVPATLALASLVGYAVARLPRRPSRILFGVFAAGLAVPAQAMMIPQYVQFDRLGLRDSLLGLMLINVVVTLPVAVFILSGFMRTLPRELFEAAALDGAGPWGAYRRIAIPLSLPSLAATAIFLLVMHWNDLLYPLLFIDSPAKRTLPLALLDFSGEYLTDYPLLFTGVVVASVPMVALYAFLQRWFVAGMTAGAIKG is encoded by the coding sequence ATGACGAGACGGTCTCTCCTGGCGATCTACGCGCTGCTGATCACCGTACCGCTGCTGGTCGTGCTCTTCGGGTCGTTCAAGACCACGCCGGATCTGTTCGCGTCGCCGTTCGGCCCACCGCTGCGGCCCACGCTGGACAACTACCGCGAGATCCTCGGCGACGCCGGGCTGCTGCGCGTCTTCGGCAACAGCGTGCTGGTCGTGGTGGTCTCGGTGCCGGCCACGCTGGCGCTGGCCAGCCTGGTCGGATATGCGGTGGCGCGCCTCCCGCGCCGGCCGTCGCGGATCCTGTTCGGCGTGTTCGCGGCCGGGCTCGCGGTGCCGGCGCAGGCCATGATGATCCCGCAGTACGTGCAGTTCGACCGGCTCGGCCTGCGCGACAGCCTGCTCGGGCTGATGCTGATCAACGTGGTGGTGACGCTGCCGGTCGCGGTGTTCATCCTGTCCGGGTTCATGCGCACGCTGCCGCGCGAACTGTTCGAGGCGGCGGCGCTGGACGGGGCCGGGCCGTGGGGTGCCTATCGCCGGATCGCGATCCCGCTGTCGCTGCCGTCGCTCGCGGCCACCGCGATCTTCCTGCTCGTCATGCACTGGAACGACCTGCTGTATCCGCTGCTGTTCATCGACTCGCCGGCGAAGCGCACGCTGCCGCTGGCGCTGCTGGACTTCTCCGGCGAATACCTGACCGACTATCCGCTGCTGTTCACGGGCGTGGTCGTGGCGTCGGTGCCGATGGTGGCGCTCTACGCGTTCCTGCAGCGCTGGTTCGTCGCGGGCATGACCGCCGGGGCGATCAAGGGCTGA